Proteins encoded together in one Streptomyces sp. NBC_01216 window:
- a CDS encoding glycosyltransferase family 87 protein has protein sequence MPSLHKTSPRQDRPQDLPVVCPTQRDEVAAAGSELIGGPMGRHARLGTGPLTPVRVIVLVAIGMFALGMVQKIPCYDWAWFRGTTSQYTHACYSDVPHLFVARGFAEGLVPYFDRLTGDIGFLEYPVLTGLFMEVAAWLTPGGTDMMHREQTYWMINAAMLLVCAAVMAVCVARTHRRRPWDALLVALAPAFALTATINWDLLAVALTAAAVLMWSRSRVVAFGILIGLATAAKLYPVLLLGPLLLLCWRAGKWRAFGTACLGAAGAWLAVNLPVMLLAPEGWKQFYAFSTERSVDFGSVWLLISQRTGTQIPPGTANVLAILLMLFACAGLGALTLTAPRRPRFAQLAFLVVAAFALSNKVYSPQYVLWLIPLAALARPRWRDFLVWQACEVLYFLGIWMYLAFTTSGNKQGLPTDGYHFVLVLHLLGTLYLCAVVVRDVLAPERDVVRQDGSDDPSGGVLDGAEDVFVRGRAAHPARHAAQTAEGPLVEWGVVRE, from the coding sequence ATGCCCAGCCTCCACAAGACGAGTCCGCGACAGGACCGGCCGCAGGACCTCCCGGTGGTGTGCCCCACCCAGCGGGACGAGGTCGCCGCGGCGGGCAGTGAGCTGATCGGCGGGCCGATGGGTCGCCACGCCCGGCTCGGCACCGGGCCCCTCACCCCGGTGAGGGTCATCGTGCTGGTCGCCATCGGGATGTTCGCGCTCGGCATGGTGCAGAAGATCCCCTGCTACGACTGGGCCTGGTTCCGGGGCACCACCTCCCAGTACACCCACGCCTGCTACTCGGACGTTCCGCACCTCTTCGTCGCCCGGGGCTTCGCCGAGGGGCTCGTGCCCTACTTCGACCGGCTCACCGGCGACATAGGGTTCCTGGAGTACCCCGTCCTGACGGGGCTCTTCATGGAAGTCGCGGCCTGGCTGACGCCCGGCGGGACCGACATGATGCACCGCGAGCAGACGTACTGGATGATCAACGCGGCGATGCTGCTGGTGTGCGCCGCCGTCATGGCCGTCTGTGTCGCGCGGACCCATCGCCGCCGGCCCTGGGACGCGCTCCTCGTCGCCCTGGCGCCCGCGTTCGCCCTCACCGCGACCATCAACTGGGACCTGCTGGCCGTCGCGCTCACCGCCGCCGCGGTGTTGATGTGGTCACGGAGCCGGGTGGTGGCCTTCGGCATCCTCATCGGGCTCGCCACCGCCGCGAAGCTCTATCCGGTCCTGCTGCTCGGCCCGCTGCTGCTGCTCTGCTGGCGGGCCGGCAAGTGGCGCGCGTTCGGCACGGCATGCCTCGGAGCGGCCGGCGCCTGGCTGGCGGTGAACCTGCCGGTCATGCTGCTCGCCCCTGAGGGGTGGAAGCAGTTCTACGCCTTCAGCACGGAACGGAGCGTGGACTTCGGCTCGGTGTGGCTGCTGATCAGCCAGCGCACGGGTACGCAGATCCCGCCCGGTACCGCGAACGTCCTCGCGATCCTGCTGATGCTGTTCGCCTGCGCGGGCCTGGGCGCGCTGACGCTCACCGCGCCCCGCCGGCCCCGCTTCGCTCAGCTCGCCTTCCTGGTCGTGGCCGCCTTCGCGCTGTCCAACAAGGTGTACTCCCCGCAGTACGTGCTGTGGCTCATCCCGCTGGCCGCGCTCGCCCGGCCGCGCTGGCGTGACTTCCTCGTCTGGCAGGCGTGTGAGGTCCTGTACTTCCTGGGCATCTGGATGTACCTGGCCTTCACCACCAGCGGCAACAAGCAGGGGCTGCCCACGGACGGCTATCACTTCGTCCTCGTCCTGCACCTCCTCGGCACGCTGTACCTGTGTGCCGTGGTCGTGCGTGACGTGCTGGCGCCCGAACGGGACGTGGTGCGGCAGGACGGCTCGGACGACCCCTCCGGGGGCGTCCTGGACGGCGCGGAGGACGTCTTCGTGCGGGGCCGGGCCGCGCATCCGGCCCGGCACGCGGCGCAGACGGCGGAGGGGCCCCTGGTGGAGTGGGGCGTGGTCCGGGAGTAG
- a CDS encoding transglycosylase domain-containing protein produces the protein MSEHRRRMPQPQPPSGGRVAARRAAQQPAGRRAPQARDVSTGSPSSGYGEERPYGGRAEARRAAQRGGGRRRGPEGAGPGGPGGGRRGGGGGGHEGGPGRGRGGRPPGRKRLIDYPRSGKYGWRRWLPSWKLTTGLVLGFFGSLMGAATIAYAMVGVPNEDLAAKAQNNVYYWSDGTQMAATGGEVNRQIIGIEAIPLAMQEAVISAENKTFRDDSGVDPMGIARAVWNMAKGGDTQGGSTITQQYVKNNRLADQSQTLTRKVKELFISIKVGTDLNKNEIMAGYLNTSYYGRGAYGIQAAARTYYGKDAKELDPSECAFLASLLKGATYYDPAGSPEIDRDATEAANTKRAKDRWGWILDEMVKDGHLDSGERAKYAEFPMPQPPKKSAALSGQTGYLVSLAKAYFINNNEDGYTEKDLARGGFEIYTTFDKKKVNALEKAVQKVYKEYIDPKKRPKTDTHVQFGGASVDPRTGAIVAIYGGTNATTHFTNNADQTGAQVGSTFKPFVLAAAMRDGVRDPDRGEVQDASTRTRVDPDKSRYNGQNKLRIKRYDGSIWHDENGREWLQVNDDDASYKDMNLREAMMRSANSPYVQLGMDVGIDKVREAAIDAGLLEGSLVKANVPSFSLGISDPSAIRMAGSYSTFANNGERNDPFSVTKVQEKGQVVYEHKTVGKRVFSTAVAGNITDVLKDVVEKGTGTKARLDGREAAGKTGTTDGNNSAWFVGYTPQLSTAIDMYRFDDDAKNTKRKFESMYGTGNQPKIHGSSFPSRIWHDYMTEAHKGQKVMSFPEPEDLDAEAVYGGGAPSPTPTPTETPSETPSETPSETPSETTPTKTPGKPDKTCDVWDWQCNAAGGQDGGVTSGNDNGGSTGTTDGSTGTPTPTPTDSPSTGNGGGGRPNGGAGWLGG, from the coding sequence ATGAGCGAGCACCGTCGCAGAATGCCGCAGCCCCAACCGCCCAGTGGCGGTCGCGTTGCGGCTCGGCGCGCCGCCCAGCAGCCCGCGGGCCGCAGGGCGCCCCAGGCGCGGGATGTCAGTACGGGATCCCCCTCGTCCGGGTACGGGGAGGAGCGGCCCTACGGCGGACGGGCCGAGGCCCGGCGTGCCGCCCAGCGCGGCGGCGGCCGACGGCGCGGTCCCGAGGGCGCCGGCCCGGGGGGTCCCGGCGGTGGCCGCCGAGGCGGCGGAGGCGGCGGACACGAAGGTGGTCCCGGACGGGGCCGCGGGGGTCGTCCGCCGGGCCGGAAACGACTGATCGACTATCCGCGGTCCGGCAAGTACGGCTGGCGTCGCTGGCTGCCCTCCTGGAAGCTGACGACGGGCCTGGTCCTCGGCTTCTTCGGCAGCCTGATGGGCGCCGCGACCATCGCGTACGCCATGGTGGGCGTCCCCAACGAGGACCTGGCAGCCAAGGCGCAGAACAACGTCTACTACTGGTCCGACGGCACGCAGATGGCCGCGACCGGTGGCGAGGTCAACCGGCAGATCATCGGCATCGAGGCCATTCCGCTGGCGATGCAGGAAGCGGTGATCTCGGCCGAGAACAAGACGTTCCGCGATGACTCCGGCGTCGACCCGATGGGAATCGCGCGCGCCGTGTGGAACATGGCCAAGGGCGGGGACACCCAGGGCGGCTCGACCATCACCCAGCAGTACGTGAAGAACAACCGGCTCGCCGACCAGTCGCAGACCCTGACCCGCAAGGTGAAGGAACTCTTCATCTCGATAAAGGTCGGCACCGACCTGAACAAGAACGAGATCATGGCGGGCTACCTGAACACGTCCTACTACGGGCGCGGGGCCTACGGAATCCAGGCAGCGGCCCGCACCTACTACGGCAAGGACGCCAAGGAGCTCGACCCCAGCGAGTGCGCCTTCCTGGCCTCGCTGCTCAAGGGCGCCACCTACTACGACCCGGCCGGCTCCCCCGAGATCGATCGTGACGCCACCGAGGCCGCCAACACCAAGCGGGCCAAGGACCGGTGGGGCTGGATCCTCGACGAGATGGTGAAGGACGGGCACCTCGACTCGGGCGAGCGGGCCAAGTACGCCGAGTTCCCGATGCCCCAGCCGCCGAAGAAGAGCGCGGCACTGAGCGGCCAGACCGGCTACCTGGTGAGCCTGGCGAAGGCGTACTTCATCAACAACAACGAAGACGGCTACACGGAGAAGGATCTCGCGCGCGGCGGGTTCGAGATCTACACGACCTTCGACAAGAAGAAGGTCAACGCCCTGGAGAAGGCCGTCCAGAAGGTCTACAAGGAGTACATCGACCCGAAGAAGCGGCCGAAGACGGACACCCACGTCCAGTTCGGCGGCGCCTCGGTGGACCCGAGGACCGGGGCGATCGTCGCGATCTACGGCGGGACCAACGCCACCACGCACTTCACCAACAACGCCGACCAGACCGGTGCCCAGGTCGGATCGACCTTCAAGCCCTTCGTGCTGGCCGCGGCGATGCGGGACGGCGTGCGGGACCCCGACCGAGGTGAGGTCCAGGACGCCTCCACCCGCACCCGGGTCGACCCCGACAAGAGCCGCTACAACGGTCAGAACAAGCTGCGCATCAAGCGCTATGACGGCTCGATCTGGCACGACGAGAACGGCAGGGAGTGGCTCCAGGTCAACGACGACGACGCGAGCTACAAGGACATGAACCTCCGCGAAGCCATGATGCGCTCCGCCAACTCCCCCTACGTCCAGCTCGGCATGGACGTCGGCATCGACAAGGTCCGCGAGGCCGCGATCGACGCCGGGCTGCTCGAGGGCTCGCTGGTGAAGGCCAACGTGCCGTCGTTCTCCCTGGGTATCTCCGACCCGAGCGCGATCCGGATGGCCGGCTCCTACTCGACCTTCGCCAACAACGGCGAGCGCAACGACCCGTTCTCCGTGACGAAGGTTCAGGAAAAGGGCCAGGTCGTCTACGAGCACAAGACGGTGGGAAAGCGGGTCTTCTCGACCGCTGTCGCCGGAAACATCACCGATGTGCTCAAGGACGTCGTCGAGAAGGGCACCGGTACGAAGGCCCGGCTCGACGGCCGTGAGGCGGCCGGGAAGACCGGTACCACCGATGGCAACAACTCCGCCTGGTTCGTGGGCTACACGCCGCAGCTGTCCACCGCGATCGACATGTACCGCTTCGACGACGACGCCAAGAACACGAAGCGCAAGTTCGAGTCCATGTACGGCACCGGGAACCAGCCCAAGATCCACGGCTCGTCGTTCCCCTCGCGGATCTGGCACGACTACATGACCGAGGCCCACAAGGGACAGAAGGTCATGTCCTTCCCCGAGCCGGAGGACCTCGACGCGGAGGCGGTCTACGGCGGCGGCGCCCCCAGCCCGACGCCGACCCCGACCGAGACGCCGTCCGAGACCCCCTCGGAGACGCCGTCCGAGACGCCGTCCGAGACCACCCCCACCAAGACCCCGGGCAAGCCGGACAAGACCTGTGACGTCTGGGACTGGCAGTGCAACGCGGCCGGTGGCCAGGACGGTGGCGTCACCTCGGGCAACGACAACGGCGGTTCGACCGGCACGACCGACGGGTCCACCGGCACGCCGACACCGACCCCGACGGACTCCCCCAGCACCGGCAACGGTGGCGGCGGACGCCCCAACGGCGGAGCCGGCTGGCTGGGCGGCTGA